The following coding sequences are from one Triticum aestivum cultivar Chinese Spring chromosome 5A, IWGSC CS RefSeq v2.1, whole genome shotgun sequence window:
- the LOC123102249 gene encoding cysteine-rich receptor-like protein kinase 10, producing MASPPWVRLVLLLLAAVPACHGRPLFDGDAVIDETQPLRPSMISCSTVGNYTDGSKYHVNLDRLLSAIPVAADSNGFFNGTFGAVGDEVFGMFMCYADDADSECQDCLTRAPEGIMKVCPHSRTVRAVYSACTIQYSNKSFFSVADLTVVDMVDLSVAPRLEQTPRRTWNNRDPEGWHQGVILVGYVVDTAGMSHARFKLIHRLMVKACQRDERIAEGRQKFTDPEWVQAVVQCTRDLPASECTRCLTYYTDQLPRLFPNNSGGAIKGSSCYLRYAILADKPRPRTVRLERYRYREGYEEENEHERKMETARREHRRKVVIIARRKVVIIASLITILVALVICLIGLLVRFVLYPWRTWLAAAMVAMRSVLYRWRTWVAAARVAMRSYMERPPKVAAYFHGRSARQEELEQGTGPRRFRYDELTAATDGFSGRNKLGEGGFGSVYRGFLHDMNLHIAVKKVSKSSRQGWKEFVSEVKIISRLRHRNLVPLVGWFYGGDDDGLLLVYELMPNGSLDAHLYKLDQLLPWAVRYQVVLGVGSALMYLHQDTEERVVHRDIKPSNIMLDASFNAKLGDFGLARFICDGRGSLTTGAAGTLGYMDPKCVFAGKASVESDIYSFGVVLLEMACGRTPAVAVDGDDGAVIHLLQWVWESHGRGAILEAADPRLDGKFDKKEMECIMVVGLWCGHPDPVLRPSIRQAVSVLRLEVPPPSLPGKMPVATYLMRPPADDSFGSSVTSGSGDASTTNSARDKVE from the coding sequence ATGGCTTCACCTCCATGGGTTCGCCTTGTGCTGCTACTCCTAGCTGCCGTCCCCGCATGCCATGGCCGCCCACTTTTTGACGGCGATGCCGTCATCGATGAGACGCAGCCCTTGCGGCCATCCATGATCTCATGCTCAACTGTCGGCAACTACACCGACGGAAGCAAGTACCATGTGAACCTCGACCGGCTCCTGTCGGCCATCCCCGTGGCCGCTGACTCCAATGGCTTCTTCAATGGCACATTTGGCGCGGTGGGCGACGAGGTCTTTGGCATGTTCATGTGCTACGCTGACGACGCCGACTCTGAGTGCCAGGACTGCCTCACCCGCGCCCCTGAAGGTATCATGAAGGTGTGTCCTCACAGCAGGACGGTCCGTGCTGTCTACAGCGCCTGCACCATCCAATACTCCAACAAGTCCTTCTTCTCTGTTGCTGACCTTACCGTGGTTGACATGGTCGACCTTTCGGTCGCGCCCCGGCTGGAACAAACCCCTCGCCGAACTTGGAACAACAGAGACCCTGAAGGTTGGCACCAAGGAGTCATACTTGTAGGGTACGTTGTGGACACTGCCGGTATGAGCCATGCAAGGTTTAAGTTGATCCATCGGCTCATGGTGAAGGCTTGCCAAAGGGATGAACGTATCGCTGAGGGCAGACAGAAGTTCACCGATCCGGAGTGGGTGCAGGCGGTGGTGCAGTGCACGAGGGATCTGCCGGCGAGTGAGTGCACCCGCTGCCTCACCTATTACACCGATCAGCTGCCACGGTTGTTCCCAAACAACAGCGGTGGTGCCATCAAAGGGTCAAGCTGCTACCTGCGCTACGCCATCCTTGCTGACAAGCCACGCCCGCGCACTGTGCGGCTTGAGAGGTACCGGTATAGGGAGGGATATGAGGAGGAAAATGAGCATGAGAGGAAGATGGAGACAGCGCGCAGAGAACACCGACGAAAGGTTGTCATCATCGCCCGACGAAAGGTTGTCATCATCGCCAGCCTTATCACCATCTTGGTGGCGCTTGTTATCTGCCTGATCGGCTTGTTGGTTCGGTTTGTGTTGTATCCATGGCGAACATGGTTGGCAGCGGCCATGGTTGCCATGAGATCCGTGTTGTACCGGTGGCGAACATGGGTGGCAGCGGCCAGGGTTGCCATGCGATCGTACATGGAAAGACCTCCTAAAGTGGCAGCCTACTTCCACGGCAGAAGTGCACGCCAAGAGGAACTCGAGCAAGGGACTGGGCCGAGACGATTCAGGTATGACGAGCTCACCGCCGCCACGGATGGCTTCTCTGGCAGGAACAAGCTGGGAGAAGGAGGCTTCGGTTCCGTGTACAGAGGGTTCCTCCACGACATGAACCTTCACATTGCCGTGAAGAAAGTGTCCAAGAGCTCTCGTCAGGGCTGGAAGGAGTTTGTCTCTGAGGTGAAGATCATTAGCCGTCTCCGGCACCGGAACCTCGTGCCGCTCGTTGGATGGTTCTATGGCGGTGACGATGATGGTCTTTTGCTCGTGTATGAACTGATGCCCAATGGTAGCCTGGACGCACACCTTTACAAGCTGGACCAGCTGCTGCCATGGGCAGTCAGGTACCAGGTCGTGCTTGGTGTGGGCTCAGCACTGATGTACCTGCACCAGGACACGGAGGAGCGCGTTGTGCATAGGGACATCAAGCCGAGTAACATCATGCTGGATGCGTCCTTCAATGCCAAGCTTGGTGACTTTGGGCTTGCGAGGTTTATCTGTGATGGCCGGGGCTCGTTGACGACCGGAGCAGCCGGGACGCTTGGCTACATGGATCCAAAGTGTGTGTTTGCAGGCAAAGCCAGTGTGGAATCCGACATCTACAGCTTCGGTGTCGTCCTGCTCGAGATGGCCTGTGGTCGGACGCCAGCGGTGGCTGTAGACGGCGATGACGGAGCCGTCATCCACCTGTTGCAGTGGGTATGGGAGTCGCACGGCAGAGGGGCCATTCTTGAGGCAGCCGACCCGCGGCTGGACGGCAAGTTCGACAAGAAAGAGATGGAGTGTATCATGGTGGTCGGGCTCTGGTGCGGACACCCCGACCCTGTCTTGAGGCCGTCCATCAGGCAGGCCGTCAGCGTGCTGCGGTTGGAGGTGCCGCCGCCGAGTCTCCCGGGGAAGATGCCGGTGGCAACCTACCTGATGCGGCCGCCGGCTGATGATTCTTTTGGTTCCTCGGTGACCAGCGGCAGCGGGGATGCCAGCACTACTAATTCTGCTAGAGATAAAGTCGAGTAG
- the LOC123102250 gene encoding wall-associated receptor kinase-like 14 isoform X2 — MAPPPCVGLLMLLLLLAVVVALVWPAIMCTRRGCPSMRCDSFVRGTATACRRRCQAGSGRRLLRTERSNMHHFLLLFLIFLLPHETSYYAAAASGGGDLCSRRCGGTTVPYPFGFSPGCPIALSCDASTSTPILPYIDIGDNGTMHRVIAFNSTSSTMVVDLPPSCSRSVPEARRELSGGNYGVSSRTGLFLRGGCSGINASAGAGCSVPVDVMSRLLRTAHCAANSNGTSASTVVCDASAAGNATAYQFLRWEKLEKQKCDDVLTSTVFVLTAEWAPTLEFGVAELGWWLNGTCGTGGGERCTANVTCTDVETPSGELGHRCGCVAGMEGDGSSAGDGCYLGASLRGVPSSKRRRLPLLVSLCGGFLLSLGIFSLFLVHWRRRRNTMNKTTKQMPKKAMTHFHDELVEAELEQGASGPRPFSYQELTVATDNFSEDRALGRGGFGSVYRGFMGDMNREVAVKRVSETSRQGWKEFISEVRIISRLRHRNLVQLIGWCHGGEELLLVYDLMHNGSLDTHLYRPDCVLTWPVRYEIMLGLGLALLYLHQDTEQRVVHRDIKPSNIMLDASFTAKLGDFGLARLINDGRRSHTTGIAGTMGYIDPESVLAGRASVESDVYSFGVVLLEVACGRRPTLVQEDGDVVHIVQWVWDLYGRGSVLDTADEWLRGEFDEGQMERVMVLGLWCAHPDRGMRPSIRQAVSVLRSEAPLPSLPARMPVATYGPPTNHSSSGTLVLSRVSGR; from the exons ATGGCTCCACCTCCATGTGTTGGTCTTCTGATGCTGCTCCTACTCCTAGCCGTCGTCGTCGCATTGGTATGGCCGGCCATCATGTGCACCCGGCGAGGCTGCCCGTCCATGCGCTGCGATTCGTTCGTTCGAGGCACCGCTACCGCCTGCCGGAGAAGATGCCAGGCCGGCAGTGGGCGCCGGCTACTTCG CACCGAGAGATCCAATATGcaccacttcctcctcctctttctcATTTTCTTGCTTCCCCATGAAACCAGCTACTACGCGGCCGCAGCTTCCGGCGGTGGCGACTTGTGCAGCCGCCGGTGCGGCGGTACCACCGTCCCATACCCTTTCGGATTCTCCCCCGGCTGCCCCATCGCCCTGTCGTGCGACGCCAGCACCTCCACGCCCATCCTCCCATACATAGACATAGGAGATAACGGCACCATGCACCGTGTCATCGCCTTCAACTCCACCAGCTCCACGATGGTCGTCGACCTCCCTCCATCGTGCAGCCGCAGCGTCCCCGAGGCCAGGAGGGAACTCTCCGGGGGCAACTACGGCGTGTCATCTCGCACCGGTCTTTTCCTCCGCGGCGGCTGCAGCGGGATCAACGCTTCGGCGGGCGCTGGATGCAGCGTGCCGGTGGACGTCATGTCCAGGCTGCTCCGCACGGCGCACTGCGCCGCTAACAGCAACGGCACCTCGGCCAGTACCGTGGTTTGCGATGCTTCCGCCGCAGGGAATGCCACTGCATACCAGTTTCTGCGGTGGGAGAAGTTGGAGAAGCAAAAGTGCGACGACGTGCTAACCTCCACGGTGTTCGTGCTCACGGCGGAGTGGGCGCCTACGCTGGAGTTCGGCGTGGCCGAGCTCGGCTGGTGGCTCAACGGGACGTGTGGCACCGGCGGGGGCGAGCGTTGCACGGCGAACGTGACGTGCACCGACGTAGAAACGCCTAGCGGGGAGTTGGGGCACCGGTGCGGGTGCGTGGCGGGGATGGAGGGCGACGGCTCCTCGGCCGGCGACGGATGCTACCTCG GTGCATCCCTGCGTGGTGTCCCAAGCTCGAAGCGCCGAAGACTACCCCTGCTCGTCAGCCTGTGTGGTGGGTTCCTGCTTTCTCTTGGCATTTTTTCCCTCTTCCTCGTACACTGGCGGAGAAGGCGTAATACCATGAACAAGACAACCAAACAGATGCCGAAAAAGGCAATGACACACTTCCATGATGAACTTGTGGAGGCCGAGCTGGAGCAAGGAGCCAGTGGCCCCCGACCATTTTCCTATCAGGAGCTCACTGTCGCCACCGACAACTTCTCCGAAGATAGAGCGCTCGGGAGAGGAGGCTTTGGGTCCGTGTACCGAGGGTTTATGGGCGACATGAATCGCGAAGTGGCTGTCAAGAGGGTGTCTGAGACCTCTCGACAGGGCTGGAAGGAGTTCATCTCGGAGGTACGAATCATTAGTCGGCTTAGGCACCGGAACCTTGTGCAGCTCATTGGCTGGTGCCATGGTGGCGAAGAGCTCCTCCTCGTCTATGACCTGATGCACAATGGCAGCCTCGACACTCATCTCTACAGACCGGACTGCGTGCTGACATGGCCGgttag GTATGAAATaatgcttggcctaggtttggcgcTTCTGTACCTGCACCAAGATACGGAGCAGCGCGTGGTGCACAGGGATATCAAGCCAAGCAACATCATGTTGGACGCGTCCTTCACTGCTAAGCTAGGTGATTTCGGCCTTGCAAGGCTCATCAACGACGGCCGGAGATCGCACACGACCGGCATAGCTGGCACAATGGGGTACATAGATCCGGAGAGCGTGTTGGCCGGTAGGGCGAGCGTCGAGTCAGACGTGTATAGCTTCGGGGTTGTTCTCCTGGAGGTCGCTTGTGGGCGGCGGCCAACTTTGGTCCAAGAAGACGGAGATGTCGTCCACATTGTCCAATGGGTGTGGGACTTGTACGGCAGAGGATCAGTCCTCGACACCGCTGATGAGTGGCTTAGGGGGGAGTTCGATGAAGGGCAGATGGAGCGTGTGATGGTCTTGGGACTCTGGTGTGCGCACCCTGACCGTGGCATGCGGCCATCCATCAGGCAAGCGGTGAGCGTGCTGCGGTCTGAAGCGCCACTGCCGAGCCTACCGGCGAGGATGCCGGTGGCGACGTATGGGCCACCGACTAATCATTCGAGTTCCGGAACTTTGGTGCTGAGCAGAGTCAGTGGCCGGTGA
- the LOC123102250 gene encoding L-type lectin-domain containing receptor kinase IX.1 isoform X1, whose protein sequence is MHHFLLLFLIFLLPHETSYYAAAASGGGDLCSRRCGGTTVPYPFGFSPGCPIALSCDASTSTPILPYIDIGDNGTMHRVIAFNSTSSTMVVDLPPSCSRSVPEARRELSGGNYGVSSRTGLFLRGGCSGINASAGAGCSVPVDVMSRLLRTAHCAANSNGTSASTVVCDASAAGNATAYQFLRWEKLEKQKCDDVLTSTVFVLTAEWAPTLEFGVAELGWWLNGTCGTGGGERCTANVTCTDVETPSGELGHRCGCVAGMEGDGSSAGDGCYLGASLRGVPSSKRRRLPLLVSLCGGFLLSLGIFSLFLVHWRRRRNTMNKTTKQMPKKAMTHFHDELVEAELEQGASGPRPFSYQELTVATDNFSEDRALGRGGFGSVYRGFMGDMNREVAVKRVSETSRQGWKEFISEVRIISRLRHRNLVQLIGWCHGGEELLLVYDLMHNGSLDTHLYRPDCVLTWPVSIFRYEIMLGLGLALLYLHQDTEQRVVHRDIKPSNIMLDASFTAKLGDFGLARLINDGRRSHTTGIAGTMGYIDPESVLAGRASVESDVYSFGVVLLEVACGRRPTLVQEDGDVVHIVQWVWDLYGRGSVLDTADEWLRGEFDEGQMERVMVLGLWCAHPDRGMRPSIRQAVSVLRSEAPLPSLPARMPVATYGPPTNHSSSGTLVLSRVSGR, encoded by the exons ATGcaccacttcctcctcctctttctcATTTTCTTGCTTCCCCATGAAACCAGCTACTACGCGGCCGCAGCTTCCGGCGGTGGCGACTTGTGCAGCCGCCGGTGCGGCGGTACCACCGTCCCATACCCTTTCGGATTCTCCCCCGGCTGCCCCATCGCCCTGTCGTGCGACGCCAGCACCTCCACGCCCATCCTCCCATACATAGACATAGGAGATAACGGCACCATGCACCGTGTCATCGCCTTCAACTCCACCAGCTCCACGATGGTCGTCGACCTCCCTCCATCGTGCAGCCGCAGCGTCCCCGAGGCCAGGAGGGAACTCTCCGGGGGCAACTACGGCGTGTCATCTCGCACCGGTCTTTTCCTCCGCGGCGGCTGCAGCGGGATCAACGCTTCGGCGGGCGCTGGATGCAGCGTGCCGGTGGACGTCATGTCCAGGCTGCTCCGCACGGCGCACTGCGCCGCTAACAGCAACGGCACCTCGGCCAGTACCGTGGTTTGCGATGCTTCCGCCGCAGGGAATGCCACTGCATACCAGTTTCTGCGGTGGGAGAAGTTGGAGAAGCAAAAGTGCGACGACGTGCTAACCTCCACGGTGTTCGTGCTCACGGCGGAGTGGGCGCCTACGCTGGAGTTCGGCGTGGCCGAGCTCGGCTGGTGGCTCAACGGGACGTGTGGCACCGGCGGGGGCGAGCGTTGCACGGCGAACGTGACGTGCACCGACGTAGAAACGCCTAGCGGGGAGTTGGGGCACCGGTGCGGGTGCGTGGCGGGGATGGAGGGCGACGGCTCCTCGGCCGGCGACGGATGCTACCTCG GTGCATCCCTGCGTGGTGTCCCAAGCTCGAAGCGCCGAAGACTACCCCTGCTCGTCAGCCTGTGTGGTGGGTTCCTGCTTTCTCTTGGCATTTTTTCCCTCTTCCTCGTACACTGGCGGAGAAGGCGTAATACCATGAACAAGACAACCAAACAGATGCCGAAAAAGGCAATGACACACTTCCATGATGAACTTGTGGAGGCCGAGCTGGAGCAAGGAGCCAGTGGCCCCCGACCATTTTCCTATCAGGAGCTCACTGTCGCCACCGACAACTTCTCCGAAGATAGAGCGCTCGGGAGAGGAGGCTTTGGGTCCGTGTACCGAGGGTTTATGGGCGACATGAATCGCGAAGTGGCTGTCAAGAGGGTGTCTGAGACCTCTCGACAGGGCTGGAAGGAGTTCATCTCGGAGGTACGAATCATTAGTCGGCTTAGGCACCGGAACCTTGTGCAGCTCATTGGCTGGTGCCATGGTGGCGAAGAGCTCCTCCTCGTCTATGACCTGATGCACAATGGCAGCCTCGACACTCATCTCTACAGACCGGACTGCGTGCTGACATGGCCGgttag TATTTTTAGGTATGAAATaatgcttggcctaggtttggcgcTTCTGTACCTGCACCAAGATACGGAGCAGCGCGTGGTGCACAGGGATATCAAGCCAAGCAACATCATGTTGGACGCGTCCTTCACTGCTAAGCTAGGTGATTTCGGCCTTGCAAGGCTCATCAACGACGGCCGGAGATCGCACACGACCGGCATAGCTGGCACAATGGGGTACATAGATCCGGAGAGCGTGTTGGCCGGTAGGGCGAGCGTCGAGTCAGACGTGTATAGCTTCGGGGTTGTTCTCCTGGAGGTCGCTTGTGGGCGGCGGCCAACTTTGGTCCAAGAAGACGGAGATGTCGTCCACATTGTCCAATGGGTGTGGGACTTGTACGGCAGAGGATCAGTCCTCGACACCGCTGATGAGTGGCTTAGGGGGGAGTTCGATGAAGGGCAGATGGAGCGTGTGATGGTCTTGGGACTCTGGTGTGCGCACCCTGACCGTGGCATGCGGCCATCCATCAGGCAAGCGGTGAGCGTGCTGCGGTCTGAAGCGCCACTGCCGAGCCTACCGGCGAGGATGCCGGTGGCGACGTATGGGCCACCGACTAATCATTCGAGTTCCGGAACTTTGGTGCTGAGCAGAGTCAGTGGCCGGTGA